CGGAGGCGGCACCGGAGCCGGTGATGGTCGAGGCCACGTGCGTGCCGTGGCCGACCAGGTCGTCGGTGTCGGGTGCGTCGGTGAAGTTCTGGCTGGCCACGATCTTGCCGGCGAAGTCGGGATGAGTGGCATCGATGCCGGTGTCGAGTACGGCCACCGTCACGTCCTGGCCGGTGAAACCGGCCGACCAGGCGACCGGCGCGCCGATCTGCGGCACGCTCTCGTTCAGGTTGACTTTCCGCTTGCCGTCAAGCCAGATCTGGGCGATGCCAGGTGCCACGGAGCGTTGCGACGCACCGGTCGCGACACTGTTCCAGAAATCCGGTGCGTCCGCCTTGTCTTCGCGTACGGCCGCGGCGTGCAGCGACGGCAGGTCGCGTTTGACGTTTGCTGAGGCCAAACGCGGTCGTGCCGCGCGGCTGTTCTGGTCGTACCGGATGATCAGCGGCAGATCGCTGCGGTGCGCGTCGTCGTATCCACCGGCGATCAGCGCCGTGACGTCGAAAAGCCGCGCGTCGAGCTTGCCGGCGTCGACCATCCGCAGCGCGTCCAGCGGGATCACCGAGATGTCGGATCCGGTTTTTCTGGTGACGAAAGCGACGTTCTTGCGGCCTGCGCCGGCGGTCGTACGCAGCTGGCCGGTCGGCAACACGGTGACCTTGTCGCCGGTGACCAGCGTGACGGTCCGCGAGGCGGCCGCCGCGCCGGCCGGTTTGGCCGCCTGCGCCAATGTCGTCGCGGCCAGGCAGGCCGCCACGGTGGCCGCCGCCGCGATGGCCGAGACGGCCGCGGCTTTCCATCTTCGTCCGGATGAGTTCATGGCAACTGACTCCAGGTTTCTGAGTGGTTTGCCGGGTTGGATCGGGAAACCGGCATAAACCCGGACTCATCTCGGCGACCGCAGGTTGCAGCGGGGACCGGATGCGGACAGACTCTGCCTTTTGGCGCAACGAGGATTCCGCCGTAACCATCACAGGCCGGACACAGCGAGCGCACAACGGCGCCACAGCGGCTTTGGGAAACCTCGACCGTATGACGACCGACCTCTCTGTTGCCGGCTCCATCCCGGCGGACAAGCGAAAGTCGTGGCCACACACGCTCGTACGCGGCCGGGAGTCCGACGCCGCCTGGGTCCGGCCGGCGCTGATCGCGCTGCTCGCGGCGACGGCCCTGCTCTATCTGTGCGGACTCGGTGCGTCCGGCTGGGCCAACTCCTACTATTCGGCCGCGGTGCAGGCAGGCGCGCAGAGCTGGGAGGCGTTTTTCTTCGGCTCGTCCGACGCGGCCAACGCGATCACCGTCGACAAGACGCCACTTTTCCTGTGGCCGATGGAGATCTCCGCGCGGATCTTCGGGCTCAGCTCGTGGAGCGTCCTGGTGCCGCAGGCACTGGAAGGCATCGCCGCGGTCGGCCTCCTGTACGCGACCGTACGCCGCTGGTTCGGACCGGTCGCCGGCCTGATCGCCGGCGCCGCACTCGCCATGACACCGGTCGCGGTCCTGATGTTCCGGTTCAACAACCCCGACGCGATGCTCGTGCTGCTGCTGGTCGCCGGCGCGTACGCCTGCACTCGCGCGCTGGAAAACGGCAGCGCGAAATGGCTGATGCTGGCCGGCTCGCTGGTCGGTTTCGGCTTCCTGGCGAAGATGCTGCAGGCGTTGCTGGTGGTGCCGGCCTTCGCGATCACGTATCTGGTCGCCGCGCCACCAAAACTCGGCAAGCGCGTCTGGCAGTTGCTGCTTGCCGGAGTGGCCATGGTGGTGTCGGCCGGCTGGTGGATCGCGATCGTCGAGCTGTGGCCGTCGTCCAGCCGGCCGTACGTCGGTGGCTCGCAGACCAACAGCGTCCTTGAGCTGACCCTCGGATACAACGGTTTCGGCCGGATCACCGGAAACGAGACCGGCGGCCTGGGCAACCTGAACCAGGACGCCGGCATTTTTCGGCTCTTCGGCTCGGAGATGGGAAGTCAGATCTCCTGGCTGCTGCCGGCGGCCCTGCTGATGATCGTGGCTTTGCTGTGGCTGAGCGGAAAGTCGCCGCGGACTGACCGTACGCGTGCGGCTGTGCTGCTGTGGGGTGGCTGGCTGCTGGTGACCGGCCTGGTTTTCAGCCTGTCGCAAGGCATTATCCATCCGTACTACACCGTCGCCTTGGCACCCGCGATCGCCGCGCTCGTCGGCATTGGCGTCGTGCTTTTCTGGCGCCAGCGAGAGCAACTC
The Fodinicola acaciae DNA segment above includes these coding regions:
- a CDS encoding glycosyltransferase family 39 protein, whose translation is MTTDLSVAGSIPADKRKSWPHTLVRGRESDAAWVRPALIALLAATALLYLCGLGASGWANSYYSAAVQAGAQSWEAFFFGSSDAANAITVDKTPLFLWPMEISARIFGLSSWSVLVPQALEGIAAVGLLYATVRRWFGPVAGLIAGAALAMTPVAVLMFRFNNPDAMLVLLLVAGAYACTRALENGSAKWLMLAGSLVGFGFLAKMLQALLVVPAFAITYLVAAPPKLGKRVWQLLLAGVAMVVSAGWWIAIVELWPSSSRPYVGGSQTNSVLELTLGYNGFGRITGNETGGLGNLNQDAGIFRLFGSEMGSQISWLLPAALLMIVALLWLSGKSPRTDRTRAAVLLWGGWLLVTGLVFSLSQGIIHPYYTVALAPAIAALVGIGVVLFWRQREQLDARLILAVTVAATAVWSFVLLSQADWLPWLAWVVLVAGLIGAVAIAVSNRRARWVTAIAVLVAIFAGAGGSTAYAVQTAGTAHTGAIPSAGPSSRRGGFGGGGRMIVMGNANGVRPPGNAGSQGRPPGAGQRVFGGGGLLDAGTVPTAVSALLRQNSGSYSWVAAVVQSNSAAGYQLATGLPVMAVGGFNGTDPSPTLAEFQRLVAQHKIHYFIGGNGGFGGRQAVSGSNASQQIATWVAQHYQAQTVGGVTLYDVS